Proteins found in one Labrenzia sp. VG12 genomic segment:
- a CDS encoding DUF2336 domain-containing protein, with amino-acid sequence MTQQNILHASDDDERTLDIQAAQEFAERYLAADPGSQERTSMAAALTILLDDPSRPVRKAIASVLAASAHAPGHVIRCLAHDVDEVAIPVLTQSPILTDIELVDLLAEGSDAVQCAIAARDTLPASLCAAICEVGCEAACRTLLENRTAKVLQSSLLRLAQRFEDRPDLCDQLLKTRDLPLAMRFQLLMRLAQNLDDHPIVMERVPEHQRAAFLSDAEDKVVLRLALEAGAEDLPDFVEHLRQSGKLTTRLLLRAVCCGRLRFFAASLANLGGVPLPRLCKLLVSVRRSALQAILRKAGLPLRAHQAFLLAIDIARQADADFTYDLPLDEARMLTETLLAEMQDGALGADEDVVAFLRRFAIDVARLEARLLLKNSGLQVTAAA; translated from the coding sequence ATGACCCAACAAAACATTCTGCACGCCAGCGACGATGACGAGCGCACCTTGGACATACAGGCCGCACAGGAGTTTGCGGAGCGGTATTTGGCCGCCGACCCGGGCAGCCAGGAACGGACCAGCATGGCCGCAGCCCTAACGATTCTTCTCGACGATCCGAGCCGGCCGGTGCGCAAGGCCATCGCCAGCGTGCTTGCCGCAAGCGCTCATGCGCCGGGACATGTCATCCGATGCCTTGCGCATGACGTCGATGAAGTTGCCATTCCCGTTCTGACCCAGTCGCCGATTCTCACCGACATCGAACTGGTCGATCTCCTGGCGGAGGGCAGCGATGCAGTTCAATGCGCCATTGCGGCGCGGGATACACTGCCGGCCTCTCTTTGCGCGGCCATCTGCGAAGTCGGCTGCGAGGCAGCTTGCCGGACGCTTCTGGAAAATAGAACGGCCAAAGTGCTGCAATCCTCGCTTCTGCGTCTGGCCCAGCGGTTCGAGGACCGGCCGGATCTGTGCGATCAGCTGCTGAAGACCCGTGACCTGCCGCTTGCCATGCGCTTCCAGCTGCTGATGCGGCTGGCGCAGAACCTGGACGACCATCCGATCGTGATGGAGCGGGTGCCGGAACACCAGCGCGCGGCCTTCCTCAGTGATGCGGAGGACAAGGTTGTCTTGCGTCTGGCGCTGGAAGCCGGAGCGGAAGACTTGCCGGATTTTGTAGAGCATCTGCGCCAGAGCGGCAAACTGACCACAAGGCTGTTGCTGCGCGCCGTCTGCTGTGGCCGCTTGCGGTTTTTTGCAGCGTCACTGGCCAATCTCGGTGGTGTGCCGCTGCCCCGTCTGTGCAAGCTGCTTGTGAGCGTGCGCCGGTCGGCGCTTCAGGCAATCCTCAGAAAAGCCGGCCTGCCACTGCGCGCGCACCAGGCCTTTCTGCTGGCCATCGACATTGCCCGTCAGGCCGATGCGGATTTCACCTATGACCTGCCGCTGGACGAAGCGCGCATGCTCACCGAAACGCTGCTGGCCGAGATGCAGGACGGTGCGCTGGGGGCGGATGAAGACGTCGTTGCGTTCCTGCGCCGCTTTGCGATTGATGTCGCCCGCCTTGAGGCGCGGTTGCTGCTGAAGAACAGCGGATTGCAGGTGACGGCTGCTGCCTGA
- a CDS encoding Hpt domain-containing protein has translation MTPPTDLRSKVRELTPREAKKFDPVKAAEAALQRISSHFGNWMDNETRDLLSAWESIKIDGLTEDSLATLFQAAHNIKGQALTLGFPLVGEVAAGFCHLIENIPSPDKLPLELAGRYVEAIRAMVMEGAKDDANKTGVELLQTLLSVTDDYLAQFPKKQEEA, from the coding sequence TTGACCCCTCCGACCGATCTCAGATCGAAGGTTCGTGAACTCACGCCTCGTGAGGCCAAGAAATTCGACCCGGTCAAGGCCGCGGAAGCCGCCCTGCAGCGGATTTCCTCCCATTTCGGCAACTGGATGGACAACGAGACCCGCGACCTCCTGAGCGCCTGGGAAAGCATCAAGATCGACGGCCTCACCGAGGACAGCCTCGCCACGCTGTTCCAGGCCGCCCACAACATCAAGGGACAGGCCCTGACCCTCGGCTTTCCGCTGGTCGGCGAGGTTGCCGCTGGCTTCTGCCACCTGATCGAGAACATCCCCTCCCCGGACAAGCTACCGCTCGAACTTGCCGGCCGCTATGTCGAGGCCATCCGTGCCATGGTCATGGAAGGCGCCAAGGACGATGCCAACAAGACCGGGGTGGAGCTTTTGCAGACGCTGCTAAGCGTAACGGATGACTACCTGGCGCAGTTTCCGAAGAAGCAAGAAGAGGCCTGA
- a CDS encoding DUF559 domain-containing protein produces the protein MDQRQTPVDRFLVDFLCSNARMTAELDSGQQADDLQADRARTDILENCGFRVIRSWSADVSPDIKAVQEDILSHFKHGK, from the coding sequence ATTGACCAACGACAAACGCCCGTTGACCGGTTTCTAGTCGACTTCCTGTGCTCAAACGCCAGGATGACCGCTGAACTTGATAGCGGACAGCAGGCGGACGACTTGCAAGCCGATCGGGCAAGAACAGACATCCTGGAAAATTGTGGCTTTCGCGTTATCCGCAGCTGGAGTGCGGACGTGTCGCCAGACATCAAAGCCGTGCAGGAAGACATCCTGTCACACTTCAAACACGGCAAATGA
- a CDS encoding NAD kinase, translating into MNQSPPPPSPEKAQPVSTEKLAFVSSDTEEAMKARRELAHRYGSVPVTDADVIVALGGDGLMLQTLHAHMGSGTPIYGMNRGSVGFLMNEYRDEDLRDRLSKADVTTIRPLEMTATDEDGTVHRALAINEVSLLRQTSQAARLQVSVDGRTRLEELVCDGIIVATPAGSTAYNLSAHGPILPITAQLLALTPISAFRPRRWRGALLPNWAQVDIDILDAGKRPVSASADHIEIRRVTCVSVREATDTEGLIMFDSDHGWDERILTEMFRY; encoded by the coding sequence ATGAACCAGTCCCCACCACCGCCCAGTCCTGAAAAAGCGCAGCCGGTTTCGACGGAAAAGCTGGCATTTGTCTCCAGCGACACGGAGGAAGCCATGAAGGCGCGCCGGGAACTGGCGCACCGTTATGGCAGCGTGCCGGTGACCGATGCCGATGTGATCGTGGCGCTTGGCGGTGACGGCCTGATGCTGCAGACGCTGCATGCCCATATGGGCAGCGGCACGCCGATCTACGGCATGAATCGCGGCTCCGTCGGCTTCCTGATGAACGAATACCGCGACGAGGACCTGAGGGACCGTCTGTCGAAGGCAGACGTCACCACGATCCGACCGCTGGAAATGACGGCGACGGATGAGGACGGCACGGTGCACAGGGCGCTTGCCATCAACGAAGTCTCGCTGCTGCGCCAGACCTCGCAGGCCGCCCGCCTGCAGGTCTCGGTGGATGGCCGCACCCGGCTGGAGGAACTCGTCTGCGACGGCATCATCGTGGCGACACCTGCCGGCAGCACGGCCTATAACCTCTCCGCCCATGGCCCGATCCTGCCGATCACCGCGCAACTTCTGGCACTTACCCCGATCAGCGCGTTCCGGCCGCGCCGCTGGCGGGGCGCCCTCTTGCCCAACTGGGCGCAGGTGGATATCGACATTCTCGACGCCGGCAAACGCCCGGTCAGCGCCTCCGCCGATCACATCGAAATCCGGCGGGTCACCTGTGTTTCGGTGCGCGAGGCCACAGACACGGAAGGGTTGATCATGTTCGATTCCGACCATGGCTGGGACGAGCGCATCCTGACGGAAATGTTCCGTTATTAG